Proteins from a single region of Trichoderma asperellum chromosome 3, complete sequence:
- a CDS encoding uncharacterized protein (EggNog:ENOG41~TransMembrane:2 (i21-42o48-69i)), whose amino-acid sequence MDFQHFAPQIDKLPQRSRKDVVNVMFWNAIRDSFTLSTWLAIGAVVQGLLVVFVRPTFAVAPAALVLLYRLSRTMLQSFGVLRNPLMDEILMGKFSVQIGDEHGNAPTDSAQQQVAVIMLGARSNHPLGIFGPGFKQIGDYFGAMIDRLNADEDSGFLGSSTYICNGERLTANGVMTCCYFRTVEDIHRFAHAPLHREAWDWWNNITATHPHLCIMHELYDAPKKGWENIFVNYHRTGIANIKEPVIINGREYQPIANASRGPLATQKGRLAQPKLGAYTGKQDLEKQDFVNAKY is encoded by the exons ATGGATTTTCAACACTTCGCACCGCAAATCGATAAGCTTCCTCAACGCTCACGGAAGGATGTCGTCAATGTAATGTTTTGGAAT GCTATCCGCGACAGCTTCACCCTTTCAACATGGCTCGCAATCGGAGCCGTTGTCCAGGGACTCTTGGTTGTTTTTGTCCGGCCAACGTTTGCGGTTGCACCGGCAGCACTCGTTTTACTGTATAGGCTATCGCGCACGATGCTTCAAAGTTTCGGCGTTCTCCGCAACCCTCTAATGGATGAGATTCTCATGGGCAAGTTCTCTGTGCAGATTGGAGATGAGCATGGTAACGCGCCTACCGACTCAGCACAACAGCAAGTGGCGGTCATTATGCTAGGCGCAAGGTCAAATCA CCCCTTGGGCATATTTGGGCCTGGGTTTAAACAGATTGGAGACTATTTTGGAGCAATGATTGATAGGCTTAACGCGGATGAGGATAGCGGGT TTCTTGGATCGTCAACTTACATATGCAATGGCGAGCGACTCACG GCCAACGGCGTTATGACATGCTGCTACTTCCGAACCGTAGAGGATATCCATCGGTTTGCTCATGCGCCGCTCCACCGCGAAGCCTGGGATTGGTGGAATAACATCACTGCCACTCACCCACATTTATGTATCATGCACGAACTGTACGATGCGCCAAAGAAGGGTTGGGAGAACATTTTCGTCAACTACCATCGCACTGGCATTG CAAATATAAAAGAGCCTGTGATCATCAATGGAAGAGAATATCAGCCCATCGCTAACGCATCTCGAGGGCCTTTGGCTACACAAAAGGGACGATTGGCACAGCCTAAACTAGGAGCCTATACTGGAAAGCAAGACCTCGAAAAGCAAGACTTCGTCAATGCTAAATACTAA